The Rudaeicoccus suwonensis DNA window GCGGCATTGTTCGTCGCCACCATCTGGACCAAGACGTGGCGGCTGCCCATCATCGGGACCGCGCTGCTGGTGGTGTGCGCCGTCATACTCGGCGGGATCTACCCGGCAGTGGTGCAGCGCTTCCACGTCAAGCCCAACGAACAGGCGCTGCAGATGCCGTACCTGCAGCGCAACATCAGCGCGACTCGCGCGGCATACGGCCTGAGCAATGTGCAGGTGACGCAGTACACCCCGACGGCCGCGACCGGCAGCACCGATCAACTGGTGCAGGCAGCGAGCGAGGACCCCGGCATCCGTCTGGTGGATCCGTCGGTCGTCTCGCCGACGTTCCGGCAGCTGCAAGGGCTGAAGTCGTACTACCAGTTCGCCGACACCCTCGACGTCGATCGCTACACCGTCGGAGGTGTCGAGCAGGACACCGTGCTGGGTGTGCGCGAGCTCGACCTGGGCGGCGTGCCGGCTGCCAAACGCAACTGGGTGAACGACCACACGGTCTACACCCACGGGTATGGCGTGGTGGCGATCGCGGCGAACCAGAGCATCGGTCCGAGCTTCAACAACGACGCCAAGGGCTTCATGGAGTCCTCGATCCCGCCGGTCGGGGACCTCGGCAGCTTCCAGCCGCGGGTGTATTTCAGTGAGTCCTCGCCGAACTATTCGATCGTCGGCGGCCCGGCGAACAGCCAGCCACGCGAGCTGGACTACCCCAACACCTCCACCGGCGGCGAACAGCGCACGACGTACACCGGCGGCGGCGGGGTGGCGCTCGGCGGGCTGACCCGCAAGCTCGCGTATGCCGTGAAGTATCACGACTACAACTTTCTGTTCTCCAGCTCGATCAACGCGGACTCGCGAATCCTCAACGTTCGCAACCCGATCGACCGGGTCAAAGCAGTCGCGCCGTGGCTGACCGTCGACAGCGACGCGTATCCGGTGGTCGAAGGCGGGCACATCGTCTGGGTGGTCGACGGCTACACGACCACGTCGAAGTACCCGTACTCGCAGCTGCAGTCGCTCGGCGCGGCGACCTCGGACTCGCTCACCGCGAAGTCGGACAACCTGCAGTCGCTGTCAGGAGGTGCGGTCAACTACATCCGCAACTCGGTCAAGGCGACGGTTGACGCGTACACCGGCAAGGTGACGCTGTACGCCTGGGACCCCAGCGACCCGATCCTGAAGGCGTGGATGAGCGCTTTCCCCGGCACGGTCAAGCCGGCGTCCGACATACCGGCCGCGCTGATGCCGCACCTGCGGTATCCAGAGGATCTGTTCAAGGTGCAGCGCGAGCTGCTGACGAAGTACCACGTCACCGACGCGGGCCAGTTCTTCCAGGGCAACGACCAGTGGCAGGTGCCGGAGGACCCGACGGCGACGAGCGGTGCGGAGCAGCCGCCGTACTACATGTCGGTGCAGATGCCGGGCGCCAGTTCGCCGACGTACTCACTGACCACGACCTACACCCCGGCAGGCACGCGGACCAATCTCGCGGCCTTCCTGGCGGTCGACTCCGACCCGGGTGACACACCGGGCAAGATCGCGGCGGGGTACGGCTCGTTCCAGTTGCTGGAGATGCCGCGCAACAGCAATGTGACCGGCCCGGCCCAGTTCCAGAACGACGTCAACACCTCGGCGGCCATCTCGCCGACGACGCACGGAACGCTGGCGCAATTCAGGGCCAGTCAGACGCAGGGGAAGTCCTCGGTCATCCTGGGCAACCTGCTCACGCTGCCGTTCGACGGCGGTCTGCTAAATGTCGAACCGATCTACGTGCAGGCCACGAACTCGGCGTCGGCGTATCCGCAACTGGGTGCCGTTGCGGTCGGGTATGGCGGCAAGTTCGGCTGGGACACCACGCTCAAAGGCGCGCTGACGGCCTTGTTCACCGACGGCACGGGGTCGACGTCTGGCTCAGGTTCCGGCTCTGGTTCGGGCGGTTCGGGGACAGGCTCGGGGTCTTCCGGTGGAAAGAACGCAACCGTGGCGAGTGCGTTGGCGGCAGCCGAGAAGTGGTACAACCAGGCGCAGACCGATCTGAAGAAGGGCGATCTGGGCGCGTATCAGAACGACGTCAACCAGATGAACGACGCGATCAAGCAGGCCATCGCCGCCAACGGCGGGACGACTCCGAGCGGCACGCCGTCCGCCTCTGGGTCTGCCTCGGCATCGCCGTCGCCGAGTTCGACCGGCAAGTAGGCGTTTTCGGACGGGTTCCGGCCGTTGCGACCGGGCTGTATGACGGGGCGGGTGCGTGCGGCATACGTGCTCGGAACGCTCGGTCCAGAGTCTCGATTTGGTGAGCGGTCAGGGTTGCCGGTAACGTTGTGTTCACCGACGCGGGGTGGAGCAGCTCGGTAGCTCGCCGGGCTCATAACCCGGAGGTCGCAGGTTCAAATCCTGCCCCCGCTACAAAGTGAAGGCCCTCTGGTCAGCAGAAATGCTGGCCGGAGGGCCTTCGTCATGTGGCAGCGGGAAGTATGCGCGGGTTGCCCTCCGGCGTCGATCGGAAGGTCGTTTCGGCTCGTCCCGCGACTGATATCATCGATTTGATATCGGAGGTGAGGGCATGGAACAGATCTTGATCCGCAATCTGCCGACGGGCACCAAAGCCGCGTTGAAGCAGTTGGCTGAGCAGCATCACCGGTCCGTCGAAGCGGAAGCTCGCGACATTATCGCTGAAGCGCTCGATCGGAAGCCGGTCAGTCTTCTCGACCTGGTTTCGACCGACGTCGGAGTCGAGATCGACTTCGAGCCCACCAGGCTCGGCGTCAGCGCCCGCACCGCCGATCTGTGATCTGACACGTGCAGTACGTGCTCGACACCAATGTCATCTCTGCAATCAGAGTCCGTG harbors:
- a CDS encoding UPF0182 family protein, translating into MSASDDAADSGADRVPPMPRLGLRTGLSRRSKRILLTLLALIVLVVLVQIAADLWTTKLWFNSVGFGMVFRNEYLTKGVMFLVGGLFTGLLILASMLIAYRSRPLYAPVSDELDSMDRYRLVIEPFRRIALWVVPVFFGLFAGSAAAGQWQTALLWLNRRSFGVTDPEFHKDIGFYVFTMPWLELLIGFATMSLILSLVAAVVMHYMYGGISLQGRGVHTTKAARIHLCLVLAALVLVRALAYWLGRYELTSSGTSLITGIDYTAQNAVLPAKAVLAAAAVLCAALFVATIWTKTWRLPIIGTALLVVCAVILGGIYPAVVQRFHVKPNEQALQMPYLQRNISATRAAYGLSNVQVTQYTPTAATGSTDQLVQAASEDPGIRLVDPSVVSPTFRQLQGLKSYYQFADTLDVDRYTVGGVEQDTVLGVRELDLGGVPAAKRNWVNDHTVYTHGYGVVAIAANQSIGPSFNNDAKGFMESSIPPVGDLGSFQPRVYFSESSPNYSIVGGPANSQPRELDYPNTSTGGEQRTTYTGGGGVALGGLTRKLAYAVKYHDYNFLFSSSINADSRILNVRNPIDRVKAVAPWLTVDSDAYPVVEGGHIVWVVDGYTTTSKYPYSQLQSLGAATSDSLTAKSDNLQSLSGGAVNYIRNSVKATVDAYTGKVTLYAWDPSDPILKAWMSAFPGTVKPASDIPAALMPHLRYPEDLFKVQRELLTKYHVTDAGQFFQGNDQWQVPEDPTATSGAEQPPYYMSVQMPGASSPTYSLTTTYTPAGTRTNLAAFLAVDSDPGDTPGKIAAGYGSFQLLEMPRNSNVTGPAQFQNDVNTSAAISPTTHGTLAQFRASQTQGKSSVILGNLLTLPFDGGLLNVEPIYVQATNSASAYPQLGAVAVGYGGKFGWDTTLKGALTALFTDGTGSTSGSGSGSGSGGSGTGSGSSGGKNATVASALAAAEKWYNQAQTDLKKGDLGAYQNDVNQMNDAIKQAIAANGGTTPSGTPSASGSASASPSPSSTGK
- a CDS encoding FitA-like ribbon-helix-helix domain-containing protein; protein product: MEQILIRNLPTGTKAALKQLAEQHHRSVEAEARDIIAEALDRKPVSLLDLVSTDVGVEIDFEPTRLGVSARTADL